In Etheostoma spectabile isolate EspeVRDwgs_2016 chromosome 20, UIUC_Espe_1.0, whole genome shotgun sequence, the following are encoded in one genomic region:
- the tmed8 gene encoding protein TMED8, producing MERLEATSELQSRLSSLSFSSFPGITSKQSDKRPLDRLQNTDISQSCTQSKNQADMEEIQEDLGQHSEGNEAAPAEQALGEGGEENNSAGSCQHSTEMKAQMPPLKPPATWTSAALKELKAKLRTEDDSVVTVYRGDIMTVHVPTVPEAKKVCWEFATDGYDIGFGIYFDWTPVTSRSITVHISESSDDEDEEEEPEGPVGNGDVEKGSKTQTNSNLAEIVPVYRQDSHICVQGGSHDFPGEGTYLLKFDNSYSLWRNKTLYYRVYYSA from the exons ATGGAGAGATTAGAAGCCACATCAGAGCTCCAGTCGCGGCTGTCATCCCTTTCCTTCTCATCGTTTCCCGGAATAACATCCAAACAGAGCGACAAAAGACCGCTGGACAG GCTTCAgaatacagacatttcacagAGCTGTACCCAATCCAAAAATCAAGCTGATATGGAGGAAATCCAGGAGGATTTAGGGCAACATTCTGAg GGTAATGAAGCAGCCCCAGCAGAGCAGGCCCTGGGGGAAGGAGGTGAGGAGAACAACAGTGCTGGGAGCTGTCAGCACTCCACTGAGATGAAAG CCCAGATGCCGCCCCTGAAACCCCCAGCAACGTGGACATCTGCTGCACTGAAGGAGCTGAAGGCAAAGCTTCGAACAGAGGACGACAGCGTGGTGACAGTGTACCGAGGCGACATCATGACAGTTCACGTGCCCACCGTCCCTGAAGCCAAAAAAGTGTGCTGGGAGTTTGCTACAGACGGTTATGACATTGGCTTTGGCATATATTTTGACTGGACTCCTGTCACAAGCCGGTCTATCACTGTGCACATCAGTGAGTCAAGTGATGAcgaagacgaggaggaggagccgGAAG GGCCCGTCGGTAACGGAGACGTTGAGAAGGGCTCCAAGACTCAAACCAACTCCAATTTGGCTGAAATCGTACCCGTATACCGCCAGGACAGTCACATATGCGTCCAGGGGGGGAGCCACGATTTTCCAGGTGAAGGCACTTACCTCCTGAAGTTTGATAACTCCTACTCACTTTGGCGAAATAAAACTCTTTACTACAGAGTTTATTACAGTGCCTGA
- the noxred1 gene encoding NADP-dependent oxidoreductase domain-containing protein 1, whose translation MADVSADLSSFSFETGLTEDEKELLYLRARSTGLTFCGCAHAAFLCKLVQSLRCIIKSHTANEDSDLCVGILGMGHLGKQLLFFLLEKSGIKPSHIKISSRRPESALEFTQTGVECFYDNPRLAEWADILFLCCLPSHLPKVCADLHSHLSRRCLVYSFTSGVPVTRLAQLLGHDFVLKPQYDFVACDTADVWLSCTHLTRAWTYPLLLEASCPLTMSSGIYLGLNWVCAVLYSLLNICTSTSLGSSDALSLINRIFKEKWPHAVELIPQSFISASYASSLLSEEPFPWISLADAQVKDTPLLCFLSSNKPMQQCISAAYKSLLETPAKLDSYSLM comes from the exons ATGGCAGACGTATCAGCTGATTTGAGCAGTTTTTCGTTTGAGACTGGACTGACTGAAGATGAGAAAGAGTTACTTTACCTTCGTGCACGCTCGACTGGACTGACGTTTTGCGGGTGCGCGCACGCAGCTTTCCTGTGTAAACTGGTCCAATCACTGAG ATGTATCATCAAGAGTCACACTGCAAACGAAGATAGTGACCTCTGCGTTGGGATACTCGGGATGGGTCATCTGGGGAAACAgctgctcttcttcctccttgaAAAATCTGGCATCAAACCATCACACATTAAGATCTCCAGTAGAAGACCAGAATCTGCAT TGGAATTCACCCAGACAGGAGTTGAGTGTTTCTATGACAATCCCAGACTGGCAGAGTGGGCGGACATTCTGTTCCTCTGCTGTCTGCCCTCTCACCTTCCCAAAGTCTGTGCTGATCTCCACTCTCACCTGTCAAGGCGCTGCCTTGTGTACAGCTTCACCTCTGGTGTGCCTGTCACCAG ATTGGCACAGCTTCTTGGACACGACTTTGTTCTAAAACCCCAGTATGATTTTGTCGCTTGTGACACCGCAGATGTATGGCTGTCCTGCACTCATCTGACCAGGGCTTGGACATATCCTTTGCTGCTAGAGGCATCGTGTCCTCTTACAATGAGCA GTGGTATTTATCTGGGTCTGAACTGGGTGTGTGCAGTGTTGTACAGCCTGCTAAATATCTGCACCTCTACCAGTCTGGGATCCAGTGATGCTCTCTCCCTTATCAACCGCATCTTTAAAGAGAAATGGCCACACGCTGTGGAATTAATCCCACAAAGTTTCATCAGTGCATCATATGCATCTTCCCTTCTTTCAGAGGA ACCTTTTCCCTGGATTTCTCTTGCTGATGCCCAAGTTAAGGATACACCGCTGCTGTGCTTTCTATCAAGCAACAAACCTATGCAACAGTGCATCTCTGCAGCATACAAGTCACTGCTAGAGACACCAGCGAAACTAGACAGTTACTCTCTAATGTGA